The DNA region AAGGTGACTTGGTTTCGACAATATACTTAACATAAATATTATGGTAAATTGCACTTGTggtccaaaaaaatttataaatatttcaatatggtacaaaaagttttttttgctacttaatGGTACAAACTGTTTAAAAGttgtttcaatatagtacaaaccgttatctctTCATTAATGCCATCAAGCTGATTCTAATGGTGCAAAATAGGTTTTTGtggaacgttacatgatgatgcaaaatattttgaagttctaacttaatagtacaaaatattttacgtaagttatatgattgtgcaaaatttacagatctTATAAAGGATAACTTGACGGCGTTAATGGTGAGATGACGatttgtactatattgaaataattttgaaacattttgtatcatcaagtagtaaaaaaaactttttgtatcatattgaaacatttgtaaaacattttagaCCATCAGTATAATTTACCGTAAATATTAACACCGAGCTACTTTTAAAGGAAATACCACCCGGGAAAGTCGGCACCCTAAATTTTTGATACCgtaaagaaatttatatactGTTCttcaatataaataatataagcATTTCCATTTCCAGCACATGCAGATTTTACATTATAAACTAAAGGATCAAGATAAGAAAGCAGGCAAAATCGGTATGTCTATCAGccaaaagaatttgaaaagaaaaacctcAAAACTATTCCAACTTTCAATCCATTTATAAACATTGTGGCTGTATTATAAGATATCTTGGTAAAAAAGACTAGACTTTCGACAATGACGAGGGATTATCCATACCAGATATATAAGGAGATGATCTCCTCACATCAGGTTCGTGCAATTCAATATCAAATTAAAGGTTTACTGCCAGTTCAGTTCATTTCGCATGGACAATTTACCCGATACCTTCCCACGAGCTCAAGACTGCCGATCCAGAGAAGGAGTCGGACTTCGATCCCCTACCACAGTCCTCTTCACATTTACCATTTCGGACTTTTTCATATCAAATTACCTTTCTAATCCACCGAAGAGAAGAGAATAATAATATCCCAATTGATTCTTTCAACGGTAAGAAATAAAGTCAAAATGAAAACGGAGAGCTCCGAGAATTTCACCTTTCTAATAGCAAAAAACATTGGGAGTTCACTAACAAACTGGGCATATGTTTTAccttaaaattgatttttcttgAATAAAGAAGGACTGAGAAAAAACCCAACAAACCCGCAGGTAATAATTGCCAGATTGGAGGGTCAAATTTGGAAAATAGCTGATCCGATCTAAGtctaaagaagaaaaaaaagaaagaaatcccAAATCAAAAAATCCATCCATCAAGAAGATTAAATTAGAGAGCACCGAATGAACTGTCCTTACTTTTTGGTCAACCGGTCAACGCTAATTTTATTTCTCACCTGCATTTTCCTCGTCGTTTCATAATACAATAACAACcacaattataatataataatgaataatGATAATAGTAATATCTATTCTACGTGggttgtttcttttttctttttgctccATTGTTTTATTTCTCCCGAGAAAGTTCAAACATTGCAACAGCCCGCCCAGTTCTTCTCCCTAAAACcatcctccctctctctctctccctctctaaGCTCCGAAACGTCTCCAGCTTGCGGAGGTCTTCTTGGAGCTTAAAAGAGAAGACGGCTTGGCTTGTTCAGGTGTGTCAATCAGCTATAAATGAACAATACGTGACATTGCAAGACATCAGACCCACCTTTGATTCTTGACATAATCTGATCCCCCCGTGGCTCCTGTCGGAAGATGAATCAACAGTGCGTTTCCTCTTTAAACCTAGTCAAGAAATCTTGGGTTTTTGTAGTCTTGTCCCCTTTACATTCGGTGATGATACAATGCAGGGTTCATGAAAGGAACTCACTTTGGTCTTGTTTCCCTCTTCATGAAAGGAACTGACATTTGGGTTTTTCTCTGGGTGTTTGTGTGAAAATGTTTGTATCTTGTTTGTGAAAATCTGTTCTCGATTCTTCAGTTTTAGGAGGGTAAAATCAAAATGCAATCTTTATTTTGGAAATCTTCTCTTTCTGGGTCGAGAAAAAAACAACTTCTTGGTAATGTTTTTGGGGTTCGTCCTCTGCTCTTCAATTTCAACATGTGGATCTCGTGAGAAACATGGTCTTTTGTGCTTTTCATGtttcttcccccccccccccccccccccccccccccccccccgcccCCCTTTTTTctgggcatttactttcttgaTTTTACTCACATAAAGAAGAGAAATGAACTCCCAGTTCAATGGGTTAGCAAAAGAATGTGGATTCCGGCCTTTGCTTCAATTTGTCGGCAATCTTGATATGTTTGGGGCTTTTCCGTTCTCAGGCTTGTCGATATGAAGGAGAGTTCATGGGCTTCTATTCCCGAAGCTGTTACGGGTCGTGTGACCCGAGCTCGAGCTGCAGCATTGCGCATGACTAGTGCTGCTGCTTCACAGGCTCCAAATGTGTCAACTTTGGGTAAGAAGAATCAGAGTGAAGCGGATCCTGAAGGTCTTCTGCGCAAGAGGAAGGCGGTTCTTCAAGATGTCACGAACATTCACTGTGAAACCTCTTACAATGACTGCCTGAATGCAGCAAATTTTCTGGTCAGTAGGCTGTAGATGTTCCAGTAGTGTTGGGTGTTTCTATCGTCCTTTGGTTTGAGACTGACCTGAAGTGACATACTGCGATATGTTTGTTTTCGCTGAAAAGTTAATGAAGGATCATGGAATGGGTTTGTTTTCCTGATGTCAGGCTAAGAGTGGGAAACAGGGCCGCGAAGCTCTGATAAAGGTTACGAAAGTGATGAAATCTGCTTCTGTGGAAATCTTGAAGCCTCAAGGTGTTCAAAATCAAAAAGCAAAGCAATCTGCTAAAGCATCACGAAAGGAAGCATGCTCAAGGAAAATGCCCGTGACGATGAAGTCAGATGAAAATGTATCTTCTCAGTTGAGTGAATCAGAAGATTCCCTTCTCGATGGAGTTAGTTCGGCAATTCTGTCACAAGAAGACCAAGGCCCTTCACAGAAGGGTATGAACTCTGATCTGGACAGTAGATATACTAGCCTTTACTCGGAACATgaaagtttgaatttctttcttAGGCTCGTCAAGAATTTCTTATGCTCTTCAGTGACTCATATGACATGGATTTGTTTGCCAGTAGAAAAAGGATTGCTAAGTGAGGATATACCAAGCAACCCAGAGATCATCAACATCGATGCAGATAAGAAGAATCCTCTGTTGTGTAGCATCTATGCACCTGATATCTACGACAACCTACGTCTTGCAGAGGTCTGTAGTCTTAACAGACTTTGAAGTAATAATCAGACTAATGCAAGTGAGAATCTTTTAAGTAACTAATGTTATTTACTTATAGTTAGAGTCTCGAATTTTCAGCTCCTTAGAAGGCCTAAATGCGGCTATATGGAGATGTTTCAACGGGACATCACTAAGGGCATGAGGGGAATCTTGGTTGATTGGCTTGTCGAGGTCCCAACAGTTTTACTAAGATCATGTTCATTAATCAGTTCTGAATATCCTAAGTAGATCTTGACGATTACCAGTGAATTTTGTAATACCATTGGGCAATCATTTCAGGTATCACAAGAGTATAGCTTGGCTGCAGACACACTGTACATCACCGTGCATCTCATTGACTGGTCTCTCTCCCAAAACTTCATCGAGAGGCACAGACTCCAACTTCTTGGCATCACTTGCATGCTCATTGCCTCGTAAGCGATTCATTCAAACTTCATCTCTGATTGAACTTGTTCAT from Punica granatum isolate Tunisia-2019 chromosome 3, ASM765513v2, whole genome shotgun sequence includes:
- the LOC116198701 gene encoding cyclin-A2-3-like isoform X2, yielding MNQQLVDMKESSWASIPEAVTGRVTRARAAALRMTSAAASQAPNVSTLGKKNQSEADPEGLLRKRKAVLQDVTNIHCETSYNDCLNAANFLAKSGKQGREALIKVTKVMKSASVEILKPQGVQNQKAKQSAKASRKEACSRKMPVTMKSDENVSSQLSESEDSLLDGVSSAILSQEDQGPSQKEKGLLSEDIPSNPEIINIDADKKNPLLCSIYAPDIYDNLRLAELLRRPKCGYMEMFQRDITKGMRGILVDWLVEVSQEYSLAADTLYITVHLIDWSLSQNFIERHRLQLLGITCMLIASKYEEICAPRVDELCFMTDNTYTREEVLRMEGQLLNYFDFRISGPTTKTFLRRFLLAAQANYTSPSLDLEYLADYLAELTLIEYEFLNFLPSIIAASAVFLAKWTLDNSCHPWNPTLEYYTRYKVSDLKTTVFALQDLQLSMNRCPLNAIQTKYRQQKFKSVAGLSSTSVLETLF
- the LOC116198701 gene encoding cyclin-A2-3-like isoform X1, which produces MNQQLVDMKESSWASIPEAVTGRVTRARAAALRMTSAAASQAPNVSTLGKKNQSEADPEGLLRKRKAVLQDVTNIHCETSYNDCLNAANFLAKSGKQGREALIKVTKVMKSASVEILKPQGVQNQKAKQSAKASRKEACSRKMPVTMKSDENVSSQLSESEDSLLDGVSSAILSQEDQGPSQKVEKGLLSEDIPSNPEIINIDADKKNPLLCSIYAPDIYDNLRLAELLRRPKCGYMEMFQRDITKGMRGILVDWLVEVSQEYSLAADTLYITVHLIDWSLSQNFIERHRLQLLGITCMLIASKYEEICAPRVDELCFMTDNTYTREEVLRMEGQLLNYFDFRISGPTTKTFLRRFLLAAQANYTSPSLDLEYLADYLAELTLIEYEFLNFLPSIIAASAVFLAKWTLDNSCHPWNPTLEYYTRYKVSDLKTTVFALQDLQLSMNRCPLNAIQTKYRQQKFKSVAGLSSTSVLETLF
- the LOC116198701 gene encoding cyclin-A2-3-like isoform X3 gives rise to the protein MKESSWASIPEAVTGRVTRARAAALRMTSAAASQAPNVSTLGKKNQSEADPEGLLRKRKAVLQDVTNIHCETSYNDCLNAANFLAKSGKQGREALIKVTKVMKSASVEILKPQGVQNQKAKQSAKASRKEACSRKMPVTMKSDENVSSQLSESEDSLLDGVSSAILSQEDQGPSQKVEKGLLSEDIPSNPEIINIDADKKNPLLCSIYAPDIYDNLRLAELLRRPKCGYMEMFQRDITKGMRGILVDWLVEVSQEYSLAADTLYITVHLIDWSLSQNFIERHRLQLLGITCMLIASKYEEICAPRVDELCFMTDNTYTREEVLRMEGQLLNYFDFRISGPTTKTFLRRFLLAAQANYTSPSLDLEYLADYLAELTLIEYEFLNFLPSIIAASAVFLAKWTLDNSCHPWNPTLEYYTRYKVSDLKTTVFALQDLQLSMNRCPLNAIQTKYRQQKFKSVAGLSSTSVLETLF